The window GCTGGTAATTGTTCATCGGGACTTGGATTAAATTTTACAGGTCGACAGGTAAACTTATAGCAAATTTAGAGTAAACCATGCCTTATTAAGGTTCCGGATTTTGATGCCCGGGGTTTTCCACTTCTGAGTGAGGAGCCCGACCCTTGCTATTAGTTTTATCGGTCAGATGTTTCCCGGAACACCAGGCCACGAGCTGACGGATCAAATCCGGTCGTGAAGATTGTTCTGCCATCGTAACTCGCGCCAGCCATTGCGGCATCGGTTGCGTTGGCACCCCCGAGATTCGCACCTGCAAGGTTCGCGTTTAACAGGCTTGCTCCTTCGAGGTTTGCAAATTCGAGGTTAGCGCCATCAAGCCTGGCGTTTGCCAGGTTGGTGTCTGACAAATTTGCCTGGAACAGGAGGGTGTTCGACAGGTTTGCAGAAAACAGTTTCGCGCTACTTAGGTCAGCACCGCTCAAGTCGGCGCCTGACAAGTTAGCGGTTGATAGATTGGTGCCACTGAGATCGGCACCCGCCAGCATCGCACCGGTCAGGTTGGCTTGAGCAAGATTGGCATTCGACAATTGGGCATCCCCGCAAACTGTGTACGGTTCGATAACGCACCCCTCGATATCAAGGCCCAGCGCTCCCTGGCTGCAAGTGAAAAGACCGAGTGTAAACAGGGTCGCGATAAGATCTGCCTGGTGTTTCATTTTCTTGACCAGTTGAATTCTACCCAATTCGAAAACTATCCGCCCCTAAATGTTTTATCAATGCGTAGTAGAAATATAAATTACATTATAAAACAGTAAGTTAAACGATTTATTTAATGTGAATTATAGAAATTGACAGATTTTATATCACGTGTCTTCCCTGCGGATTCGCAACGCGGTCACGATTGAACGCACATCGGTGCGTTCCTCGTGCAGAATGAACGTGATCATTATTTCTTCAAGGCCGGCAATGACGCACAATATGCTCGCGAGCATGAACGGCCAGCTAGCTACTTCGGCGTAGAGCGCGATATAGCCCACGAAGGTGGCAAACACCGCGATCTTGACGGCCCAGGTGTGATAACCGGTCAACTTGCCGAACTTCACCAGCCCGACCAGTGCCGGTAATAAAAAGCTGAACAGGATCATTGCGTAATACAGTAGCTCACGCCGGGTGATTTCGGGCCACAGGATCCACGCGCAGGCGGCCATCGTGCTGTAGATCGTGAAATCGCCCCAGCTGTCGAGGTGTGCGCCAAGCGGCGTGATCATGTTGAATTTGCGTGCCAGGAATCCGTCTACCACGTCGGTAAGGCCGGAAAACAAGAGTACGCCGAGGAACCAGGTTTCCATGCCGAGAAAGGCGAAAACGAACAGCACCGGCGCGATCAGGATCCTGATCATGCTGACCAGGTTCGGTGTTTTAAGTATGTCCTGCCTGAAGCTCATCGTGCTGTGTTTGCTAATTCCTGCAATCGGGTTCAATGGGTACAAAATATACCCGCTTATAAAATTCTTTGCGCTGCTTTATTATGGTGCCTCTTTTTACTGGCTACCGTATCGCCATGCACTATCACCTGATCATGGGCAACCAGGCTTACTCCAGCTGGTCGCTGCGCGGCTGGTTGTTGCTGAAGGCCTTCGAGATCGAATTCAGTCACGAGGTCGTGCCGCTTTATGTGCCTGAGTATGACCAGTTCCTGTACGAGTATTACCCGGCCGCCACGGTGCCAACGCTGCGGGTAGATGATGGCGCGGAGCAGTTCACGATCTGGGACAGTCTCGCGATTGCCGAGTTTCTGCACGAGCAACATCCCGAGGCTGGAATCTGGCCCGCGGATGTGTCTGCACGCGCCGCGGCACGAAGCCTCTGTGCCGAAATGCATTCGAGTTATGTTGCCTTGCGTTCGACCATGCCGATGAATGTCCGCCGGGTGTATCAAAACATCAAGCCGGATGTCGAGACCCTGCGTGATATCGATCGTATCGAGGATTTATGGGCCTGGGTCGCATCCCGATGGGGTGGGGCG is drawn from Gammaproteobacteria bacterium and contains these coding sequences:
- a CDS encoding pentapeptide repeat-containing protein — translated: MGRIQLVKKMKHQADLIATLFTLGLFTCSQGALGLDIEGCVIEPYTVCGDAQLSNANLAQANLTGAMLAGADLSGTNLSTANLSGADLSGADLSSAKLFSANLSNTLLFQANLSDTNLANARLDGANLEFANLEGASLLNANLAGANLGGANATDAAMAGASYDGRTIFTTGFDPSARGLVFRETSDR
- a CDS encoding CDP-alcohol phosphatidyltransferase family protein, producing the protein MSFRQDILKTPNLVSMIRILIAPVLFVFAFLGMETWFLGVLLFSGLTDVVDGFLARKFNMITPLGAHLDSWGDFTIYSTMAACAWILWPEITRRELLYYAMILFSFLLPALVGLVKFGKLTGYHTWAVKIAVFATFVGYIALYAEVASWPFMLASILCVIAGLEEIMITFILHEERTDVRSIVTALRIRREDT
- a CDS encoding glutathione S-transferase, whose protein sequence is MVPLFTGYRIAMHYHLIMGNQAYSSWSLRGWLLLKAFEIEFSHEVVPLYVPEYDQFLYEYYPAATVPTLRVDDGAEQFTIWDSLAIAEFLHEQHPEAGIWPADVSARAAARSLCAEMHSSYVALRSTMPMNVRRVYQNIKPDVETLRDIDRIEDLWAWVASRWGGAGPYLFGENFCAADAFYAPVASRFRTYGVTLQPASQSYVDALLDHPATVEFYQAGMLERWIMAHNEFGQE